The following coding sequences lie in one Vanessa tameamea isolate UH-Manoa-2023 chromosome 17, ilVanTame1 primary haplotype, whole genome shotgun sequence genomic window:
- the LOC135193744 gene encoding basic juvenile hormone-suppressible protein 2-like, which translates to MKVVACFVLGLAALAAARPDVVGDQTLVTMDIKQKQFFILKLLNNVLGPVMYKDIEDIGKNFKIEDNMDMYTKQNVVKVFLNNWNIGFLPRGEIFTLHVDRQLKEVVTMFHMLYYAKDFTTFIKTACWMRLYLNEGMFVYALTVAVRHREDCRGIILPPPYEIYPYFFVRADVIQKAYMLKMKKGLLDNKLCDFYGIKKTDKDIYIIDENVYDTRVYLNDEDRLRYFTEDIDLNTYYYYFHVDYPFWMKDDFITNKFMMRRWELTMYVYQQILARYYLERLSNGLGDILNLSWYKPIRKGYWPWMLLHNGVQMPVRFNNQIIVGDKDISVTKLLEDYERIITEAIIKGYIEINGIRLDLTKPEDVEVLGKLIYGTIEKTDLTKLQVDSYRYLLILIKAVIGLNTWTNDQYFVVPSVLDNYQTALRDPVFYQLQKRLCNLLILFKRRLPSYTYEELYFPGVKVDNVVVDKLVTYFDDYLMDMTNAVIYNDEELKKTTSDMVFFVRKRRLNHQPFKVTLDILSDKTVDCVVRLFLGPKEDYLGRLIDLNINRVNFVELDSFMYKLNTGKNTIVRNSIDMHNLVRDRIMTRDLWKKMDTITDMRDLLIKDLRNYHTGFPTRLLLPKGRIGGLKMMLYVIVTPLKLVDNIDISILDTTRKDLFVDFRSTVLLDKMPLGFPFDRQIDFTKFFTANMKFLDVIIFHKPLVCDMKTHWDRYVLRNYDLVGVTPLVNDYYTGVDINTKVDRDVNVFDM; encoded by the exons ATGAAGGTGGTAGCGTGCTTCGTACTAGGTCTCGCGGCGCTTGCCGCAGCCCGTCCCGATGTTGTCGGTGACCAAACATTgg TTACCATGGACATTAAACAAAAGCAGTTCTTCATCCTGAAACTGCTGAATAATGTTCTGGGACCTGTTATGTACAAGGACATTGAGGACATCGGCAAGAACTTCAAAATCGAAGACAACATGGACATGTACAct AAACAAAATGTAGTTAAGGTATTCCTCAACAACTGGAATATCGGTTTCTTACCCCGTGGTGAAATTTTCACTCTCCACGTTGACCGTCAACTCAAGGAGGTAGTCACTATGTTCCATATGCTGTACTACGCTAAAGATTTTACCACCTTCATTAAGACCGCATGCTGGATGCGTCTCTACCTGAACGAAGGCATGTTTGTGTATGCCCTCACTGTAGCTGTCAGGCATCGTGAAGACTGCAGAGGCATTATCCTTCCTCCACCTTACGAGATCTACCCATACTTCTTCGTCCGTGCCGACGTTATTCAGAAAGCTTAtatgcttaaaatgaaaaaggGTCTTCTCGATAACAAACTCTGCGATTTCTACGGAATCAAGAAAACTGACAAAGATATTTACATTATTGATGAAAATGTGTATGACACTCGCGTCTATCTGAATGACGAAGACAGGCTCAGATACTTCACTGAAGATATCGATCTTAACACTTACTACTACTACTTCCATGTTGACTATCCTTTCTGGATGAAGGATGATTTTATCACGAACAAATTCATGATGAGACGTTGGGAGCTCACTATGTATGTCTACCAGCAAATTCTTGCTAGATACTATTTGGAACGTCTTTCTAATGGTCTTGGTGATATCTTGAATCTATCTTGGTACAAGCCAATCAGAAAGGGATACTGGCCTTGGATGCTTCTTCACAATGGTGTACAGATGCCTGTTAGGTTTAACAACCAAATTATCGTTGGTGACAAAGATATCAGCGTTACAAAACTTTTGGAGGATTACGAAAGAATCATTACCGAAGCAATCATCAAAGGATACATTGAG attaaTGGCATCAGGCTTGATCTGACTAAACCCGAAGATGTAGAAGTACTTGGCAAGCTCATTTATGGTACAATTGAGAAGACTGACTTAACTAAACTTCAGGTGGATTCCTACCGCTACCTTCTCATCTTAATAAAGGCAGTGATTGGCCTTAACACCTGGACTAACGACCA ATACTTTGTCGTACCTTCTGTCTTAGACAATTACCAAACTGCTCTCCGCGACCCAGTATTCTACCAACTGCAGAAACGTCTTTGCAACTTGTTGATTCTCTTCAAGAGACGCCTACCTAGCTACACCTACGAAGAACTGTACTTCCCTGGTGTTAAAGTAGACAATGTAGTGGTTGACAAGCTTGTTACGTACTTCGATGACTACTTAATGGACATGACCAATGCGGTTATTTACAACGACGAGGAACTCAAAAAGACCACATCTGATATGGTATTCTTTGTGCGCAAACGCCGCCTTAATCACCAGCCATTCAAAGTCACCCTTGACATCTTATCCGACAAGACAGTCGATTGTGTAGTAAGGTTATTCTTGGGACCTAAAGAAGACTACCTTGGCCGCTTGATCGATCTCAACATTAACCGCGTTAACTTCGTTGAACTCGACTCTTTCATGTACAAACTCAACACTGGAAAGAACACAATTGTAAGGAACTCTATTGATATGCACAACCTTGTCCGTGACCGCATCATGACCCGTGATCTCTGGAAGAAGATGGATACTATTACTGACATGAGAGACCTTTTGATCAAGGATCTCAGGAATTACCACACCGGTTTCCCCACAAGGCTTCTTTTGCCTAAAGGTCGCATTGGTGGTTTAAAAATGATGTTATACGTCATTGTAACTCCTTTGAAGTTAGTTGACAACATCGATATTTCTATCCTCGATACAACCCGTAAAGATTTATTCGTCGACTTTAGATCCACTGTACTTCTAGACAAAATGCCACTCGGTTTCCCATTCGACCGCCAGATCGACTTTACTAAATTCTTCACAGCAAACATGAAATTCTTAGATGTCATAATCTTCCACAAGCCACTGGTTTGCGATATGAAGACCCATTGGGATCGTTATGTACTGAGAAACTACGACTTAGTTGGCGTAACTCCATTGGTGAACGACTACTACACTGGTGTTGATATCAACACTAAAGTTGACAGAGACGTCAACGTCTTCGATATGTAA
- the LOC135193742 gene encoding basic juvenile hormone-suppressible protein 2-like has protein sequence MKVVACFVLGLAALAAARPDVVGDQTLVTMDIKQKQFFILKLLNNVLGPVMYKDIEDIGKNFKIEDNMDMYTKQNVVKVFLNNWNIGFLPRGEIFTLHVDRQLKEVVTMFHMLYYAKDFTTFIKTACWMRLYLNEGMFVYALTVAVRHREDCRGIILPPPYEIYPYFFVRADVIQKAYMLKMKKGLLDNKLCDFYGIKKTDKDIYIIDENVYDTRVYLNDEDRLRYFTEDIDLNTYYYYFHVDYPFWMKDDFITNKFMMRRWELTMYVYQQILARYYLERLSNGLGDILNLSWYKPIRKGYWPWMLLHNGVQMPVRFNNQIIVGDKDIGVTKLLEDYERIITEAIIKGYIEINGIRLDLTKPEDVEVLGKLIYGTIEKTDLTKLQVDSYRYLLILIKAVIGLNTWTNDQYFVVPSVLDNYQTALRDPVFYQLQKRLCNLLILFKRRLPSYTYEELYFPGVKVDNVVVDKLVTYFDDYLMDMTNAVIYNDEELKKTTSDMVFFVRKRRLNHQPFKVTLDILSDKTVDCVVRLFLGPKEDYLGRLIDLNINRVNFVELDSFMYKLNTGKNTIVRNSIDMHNLVRDRIMTRDLWKKMDTITDMRDLLIKDLRNYHTGFPTRLLLPKGRIGGLKMMLYVIVTPLKLVDNIDISILDTTRKDLFVDFRSTVLLDKMPLGFPFDRQIDFTKFFTANMKFLDVIIFHKPLVCDMKTHWDRYVLRNYDLVGVTPLVNDYYTGVDINTKVDRDVNVFDM, from the exons ATGAAGGTGGTAGCGTGCTTCGTACTAGGTCTCGCGGCGCTTGCCGCAGCCCGTCCCGATGTTGTCGGTGACCAAACATTgg TTACCATGGACATTAAACAAAAGCAGTTCTTCATCCTGAAACTGCTGAATAATGTTCTGGGACCTGTTATGTACAAGGACATTGAGGACATCGGCAAGAACTTCAAAATCGAAGACAACATGGACATGTACAct AAACAAAATGTAGTTAAGGTATTCCTCAACAACTGGAATATCGGTTTCTTACCCCGTGGTGAAATTTTCACTCTCCACGTTGACCGTCAACTCAAGGAGGTAGTCACTATGTTCCATATGCTGTACTACGCTAAAGATTTTACCACCTTCATTAAGACCGCATGCTGGATGCGTCTCTACCTGAACGAAGGCATGTTTGTGTATGCCCTCACTGTAGCTGTCAGGCATCGTGAAGACTGCAGAGGCATTATCCTTCCTCCACCTTACGAGATCTACCCATACTTCTTCGTCCGTGCCGACGTTATTCAGAAAGCTTAtatgcttaaaatgaaaaaggGTCTTCTCGATAACAAACTCTGCGATTTCTACGGAATCAAGAAAACTGACAAAGATATTTACATTATTGATGAAAATGTGTATGACACTCGCGTCTATCTGAATGACGAAGACAGGCTCAGATACTTCACTGAAGATATCGATCTTAACACTTACTACTACTACTTCCATGTTGACTATCCTTTCTGGATGAAGGATGATTTTATCACGAACAAATTCATGATGAGACGTTGGGAGCTCACTATGTATGTCTACCAGCAAATTCTTGCTAGATACTATTTGGAACGTCTTTCTAATGGTCTTGGTGATATCTTGAATCTATCTTGGTACAAGCCAATCAGAAAGGGATACTGGCCTTGGATGCTTCTTCACAATGGTGTACAGATGCCTGTTAGGTTTAACAACCAAATTATCGTTGGTGACAAAGATATCGGCGTTACAAAACTTTTGGAGGATTACGAAAGAATCATTACCGAAGCAATCATCAAAGGATACATTGAG attaaTGGCATCAGGCTTGATCTGACTAAACCCGAAGATGTAGAAGTACTTGGCAAGCTCATTTATGGTACAATTGAGAAGACTGACTTAACTAAACTTCAGGTGGATTCCTACCGCTACCTTCTCATCTTAATAAAGGCAGTGATTGGCCTTAACACCTGGACTAACGACCA ATACTTTGTCGTACCTTCTGTCTTAGACAATTACCAAACTGCTCTCCGCGACCCAGTATTCTACCAACTGCAGAAACGTCTTTGCAACTTGTTGATTCTCTTCAAGAGACGCCTACCTAGCTACACCTACGAAGAACTGTACTTCCCTGGTGTTAAAGTAGACAATGTAGTGGTTGACAAGCTTGTTACGTACTTCGATGACTACTTAATGGACATGACCAATGCGGTTATTTACAACGACGAGGAACTCAAAAAGACCACATCTGATATGGTATTCTTTGTGCGCAAACGCCGCCTTAATCACCAGCCATTCAAAGTCACCCTTGACATCTTATCCGACAAGACAGTCGATTGTGTAGTAAGGTTATTCTTGGGACCTAAAGAAGACTACCTTGGCCGCTTGATCGATCTCAACATTAACCGCGTTAACTTCGTTGAACTCGACTCTTTCATGTACAAACTCAACACTGGAAAGAACACAATTGTAAGGAACTCTATTGATATGCACAACCTTGTCCGTGACCGCATCATGACCCGTGATCTCTGGAAGAAGATGGATACTATTACTGACATGAGAGACCTTTTGATCAAGGATCTCAGGAATTACCACACCGGTTTCCCCACAAGGCTTCTTTTGCCTAAAGGTCGCATTGGTGGTTTAAAAATGATGTTATACGTCATTGTAACTCCTTTGAAGTTAGTTGACAACATCGATATTTCTATCCTCGATACAACCCGTAAAGATTTATTCGTCGACTTTAGATCCACTGTACTTCTAGACAAAATGCCACTCGGTTTCCCATTCGACCGCCAGATCGACTTTACTAAATTCTTCACAGCAAACATGAAATTCTTAGATGTCATAATCTTCCACAAGCCACTGGTTTGCGATATGAAGACCCATTGGGATCGTTATGTACTGAGAAACTACGACTTAGTTGGCGTAACTCCATTGGTGAACGACTACTACACTGGTGTTGATATCAACACTAAAGTTGACAGAGACGTCAACGTCTTCGATATGTAA